The sequence below is a genomic window from Plasmodium gaboni strain SY75 chromosome 7, whole genome shotgun sequence.
attaattttatttaattacACATTATGCCTTACATATTGACATGCTTAAAAATACACAGAGACAGAAAGAgagataaaataaataaataaataaaatattaacataaACACACATATAGAAATTACAAACATACAAGTTTAGGAACACAGTTATAAGAAGATTTAAGAGAGACATTAACAAATACATACctataaagaaaaatatattgacATAATACTAGTTATTGgtgtatttattataataataatatacttGTTACATTATATTGTATTTATCACATTtgtcatatatatatatacatatatataatttccAATTATaggaagaaaaaataaatgtgTTAAAGGCCCCTCCCCCTTACATGTAACAatgaaaaatgaaattatatttagtacaacatttatattatttttgatCAGTTATTGTTTTCAACCACTTTTAATTGacattataaaatataatggGTGTGGTAATTCAAgtacttttatttttttaattccACATTATTTATCTATGATTATTGTTGGTTTTCTTCCTaagaaacaaaaattaatgGAATGTCAATGGATGAAGATATTCTTTGTTTCTTTATTAGATGTAGTGAATCAAgtgttaaaaaaaataggaTTAATTTATGCAGGGTCctctttatatattattatagaTAGCTGTACTTTAATATTTACAGCAATGTGGAGAAAacttttattaaataaaaaaatcaaTCATATTCAATTATTAGgaattttattaattacTTTTGGTATTGCCATaaaatcaaataatttaaagattgaaataaataaagaagaaattattggtattgtattaatatttcttaGTAATATCCTTATGGGATTAACATTTgtattaaatgaaaaatatatgcatCAAATGGAAGGACAGAATATTGTCTGTTTAATGGGACTCTTTTGTTTTggatttatttttatatggACACTTATATGGACGATACCAAATTTTGAacatttaattataaataatataaaaaaaaaacaagGAAATATACAAACTATTGGACTGagctttttttttcttttcgtatttaattttattacttCCTCTACCTTGTGgtatattatgaaaattaGTGGCTCTTTGTCTATAGGTATTTTGAAAGGACTCAAAGTAGccataatttttttattcagtcatatttttttttgtaaatatgATCCAAAACAATGTTTAACTTTTCATTCCTCCTTATCagtttttttttgtattcTAGGAGTCCTcatatattcttataacGAATACCTTTTATTAGTCACCAGCAAGTTTTATTTACCAAAAAAAGCAAAATTgatgttataatatatgtgtCGAATGAAGTGTAAATGATGTTATATAGCcattttgtatatttatgaatggtcagataaaaaaaaaaaaagaaaaaaaaaaaaaaatccTGACTTTTCTAGCNNNNNNNNNNNNNNNNNNNNNNNNNNNNNNNNNNNNNNNNNNNNNNNNNNNNNNNNNNNNNNNNNNNNNNNNNNNNNNNNNNNNNNNNNNNNNNNNNNNNNNNNNNNNNNNNNNNNNNNNNNNNNNNNNNNNNNNNNNNNNNNNNNNNNNNNNNNNNNNNNNNNNNNNNNNNNNNNNNNNNNNNNNNNNNNNNNNNNNNNNNNNNNNNNNNNNNNNNNNNNNNNNNNNNNNNNNNNNNNNNNNNNNNNNNNNNNNNNNNNNNNNNNNNNNNNNNNNNNNNNNNNNNNNNNNNNNNNNNNNTAGAGGAAGGAGtgaacatttttttttataacagCTATGCAATATGGATTACCAAATTTTCtcatttgtatttttttttcttttttaatataaaaagttcttttaatttttctttaaacattatatttctcgtaggaagaaaaaaaaaaaaaaaaaaaaaaaaaaaaaaatcaaatgaaatcaaaatgatgaagaaaaatatatccacataaaaataagttcttataaatatatttatgtatatacaatttttataaattcCCTTTTTGtagatatttttttgtggTTTTGCTTTTATTctcttctttttttgtatGAGCTGGTACATgggaaaataaaataaaataaaaataaaataaataaataaataaataaatatatatatatatatatatatatatatttatgtgtatgtctttcttttcatttatttatatcatgTTGGTGTCTATTATATGAGACacataattttaaaaattattatctcCCTATATAGGTATAGCTGCTATAAATTTATAAGAAAGGTGCTCAATGAAGACTTGATAGgtaacaaaaaaaaaaaaatatatatatatatgtatttatatatatgtttttattttttatttttttttttagaagATGAAGAGATAAATCCGTCCATATTAAACGAAATAGTACCTCagtaattttttttttttttttttttttttcttaaattatatagaatattttctatctgataaaaaaaatatattttttttgaattattaCCTATAGGATATTTTTTTCGTTGTGCAATTTTCTCttaataaatgtaataaagaaatgaaagggatatataaaatgttatatatatatatatatatatatatatatgtatgtatgtatgtatgtatatgtttatgtttattttctttttagCTTTTATATGTAGGGCATTTATTAGTGTACCTTAACATGAAAGACGactttatttttgtaaaaaaaaaaaaaaaaagatgaagAGAAGAATTGTTctaaaaattatatgaacatattcgttaatatgttatatcatataattattatgtcttattatatatatatatatttttttttttttaccttTACAGATACCTTTTGAATcactttttattttttttcttttctttactatttgtattttgtatgcaattttttttaaatatgaaaattcGACGGTACCCTTAGAAAAAGACACatacacaaaaaaaaatatataaataaatagatagatatatatatatatatatatatatatatatatacatatttaatttttagAGCGTCTTTATTCTTGGGTTGAACGGAATAGTAACATTGTTGTTTTTCATTTTAAGGGTGCAAATACAAAAGGATTAAAATggaataatatatatatatatatatatatatatatatatatatatatgtgtatgttttacacttttttttttttttttatattgttttattttattttttttttattttgaagGAAAAGTATATTTTCTTACCGTCCCTACTATGCgtaaaattaataaaagaataaaaaataaaataatatgtgtTACAAATGTTTTTAAGATATATACTTCTATATtactttattttatattttatttttttttttttatgtagTCTGGCTATTATCttatttacaaaattataaaatataagaagaacagatttttatatcatatcaaggaagaaaattatatgaaaattttgttatatGGATGTAGCTTAACCTTTGTAGATTTATTGCTTAAggtttttatataatatacacaattatatgaacaaacaaaaaaataaaataaaatgataatatattatgcacatttatttttttttttttttaaatgtagAATTTTAATTTGATTGACATACAGTTGTTTTCCTTTTTCTTATTAATTTCATATGTAAGACCCTAATACGTATCAGAAcaagaaataaaaaatggaccccaatatagaaatataaatatatatatatatatatttatttatttattttacaCTTTAGATCATTTTTGTGTACTCTGATTTGAATCTTCAAAAAATGGAAATCCTTTATGAATCagtaaaaaaaatcttaaaatatataaatatataaatataaatatatatatatatatatatatatattattcttacATTTTAATTTGATAGATTGAAAATAGAATTTTGTATACGTACGTATCTTCTTTTCAATTGAACAATAAAATGCCTGGAAAACCTTAAGAGATTTTCAAGgcataaaaaatataagtatattatatatatatataaatatttatttatttatttatttatttatttatttatttttattttaagATCTTTTTTACttattgtattatttaaaatttcttttatattttatattttatattttattattttattttttattttttatttttttaacttTTGAATGCAActattttttaattcttgGTTATAcccaaaaaaaaaaatataatattatttattatatatgtgttttaaaataagatatatatttttaaacgaacattataatatatataatactatgcatatgatttaattttatttatttatatatatattatatacgttaaattaatacatattaaaaaaaaaaaataaataaaagataataaaataaaataaaataaaaaaataaataataaaaaaaaaagagtttatttacaatatataatatattaaaaaatatatgttgtaaaagtattattatataaatatatatataatatatatataatatatattataatatattatattatatgtatacattttgatgtgttttgtttttttatttgataagaaagagaaataaagaattatgAGACGTATATAATATGGAAAGTATACTTTGttgtaaattattttataataatatgagaatataataaaatagaaaaatattaaattaaattatataaatatatattatatatatatattatatatatatcttaatatttatataatttaatttaatattttttcattgtAAGAATGATGGTAACGAGTAAACTGAACGAAGCCCTATGCTGGTTAAGAGAAGAATTTCAAGACTTAATAACAGACATGGAATTTGAAAAGAATGAATTTAATTTgaatgaaatatataaaatgataaataataagataAAGAATagtttaaataatataaacaatatgAATAGTATATGTGATGATAAATTTTTAGAggataaagaaaaaaaagaatatatagataataaagatataataagttggaataatttaaattattctgtttttcattatgtaaatatatataataaaatttatgaaattttatttattgaagaagatgatttttattataattatgatgaaCATAATGTATATGTCAAAAAAAAGTTTTCTTCAAATTTGCTTTTCCATcctttaatatatacaattgATTGTGCATATTTTAATTtccttttttcttttatattagAAAAGAAAAGTGCTAATTCTTCATTTGGTTTTTTGTcaaaagaattaaaaataaaccAAGATATTAATtgtgatgataataaaaaatgtgatgataataaaaaatgtgatgataacaaaatatgtgatgataacaaaatatgtgatgataatataattaataattatccttctggaaattataattttgaGGAAAGAGACGACCATCCTCATAATTTGCGCACACACAAAATTTTACCTGAACAAgcaataataataaaaaaaaaaaaaaaaaaaaaaaaaaagctcagaaaaaagataaaaaaaaaaataacttatatttatgataacgattataattttaaacAAAACTTTATTATCACTAAAGAGGAATATTCAAACATTTGTGAAGAGTTTTCAAAAGTTTATGATATTAAAAGGTATATAGATGATCAGTGTGATGAGTTATACAACTTTGGTAGGAAAGAGAGGTGTGCAGGTAAAGTGGATAATATAAATGGGACAAACAAAACAAAcaaaacaaataaattaaatgtAACAAGTGCTTCAAATGGGCCAAATAAACTGAACAACTTTACCGAATCATATGATAACAATTATATGTTACATTTTGATGGTAAAAAACAAACGGGTGATAtagaacaaaataaatacgATATGAAAAgattatatgaatttaGTTTAcagaataaaatatatatgattgATAATAACTtgaatgaaaaaataaaaacatataatgGAGATATTACGAATATAAAAAGTCATGCTATTGTTTTGTTTgctaataataattatagaTATTCGAAAGATATCTGTAacaatttattttcttcaaGTTTAATGAAATtagaagaagaagaaaagtttgaaattaaaaataaaaaaagtggagaagtatatataacaaatagttatgataatatacataaatatatattacatataatgTTACCTAAATATAATAGTAAATTTATTTTAGCTACACATAATACAATGaatttatgtatatatgaaattttatatttatgttttgaaaaaaaaatacaaacTTTAACTATTCcaataataaattttcatatGTTCTTCcctataaatatattcttactaacattattaaaaaatatacgTTCTTTAATTATGATACCTCAATTTTATAACACAATCAAaagtataatatttgtaacCAAATCgaatcatatatatttccttttattGAAATATATGTCTATTTTCTTCCCCAGAAATAATCAAGAGAACTATCTATCGACTAACATATCGATAATAGGAAATAAATATGGGGCCATTGATGTTAAGAATAGGAGCATCCGCATTTTTAAGAGTTTAAGGCGAATAAgacgaaaaaaaaaatgcaATCAAAAGGGAgacataaaaaaaaatatgcCTAATATGAAAAGTATGGGTAATATGAAAAgtattgataatataaaaagtattgataatataaaaagtattgataatataaaaagtattgataatataaaaagtattgataatataaaaagtattgataatatgaataatattaataactttgataatattaataacaataatCCTGCACAAGAAAAACTTCTTTTATCAGATAACAAACAATTTTATagtaatgataataaatttattatatgtgaaaaagaaaaaaagaaaagttTTGAAAACTATTcatataatgataatttgTCATCAAGTTATACGTCGAATAATTCGAAATCTTATGAAACATCAGACGAATCGTCAGCTAGTATTTCACTTTCATCATCCCATATATCTTCTTTATCTTCTTTATCATCTTCTTTATCTTCTTTATCTTCTTtatcttcttcatcttattcatcttcttcttcttcttcttcttgttctactatttttaaatatggAGATACCGATTTTATCAATttaaaagatgaaaaagaaaGTCACAAAAACTTTTTCCATCTAAACCAAAT
It includes:
- a CDS encoding putative membrane protein (conserved Plasmodium membrane protein, unknown function), yielding EEGVNIFFYNSYAIWITKFSHLYFFFFFNIKSSFNFSLNIIFLIFFCGFAFILFFFCMSWYSCYKFIRKVLNEDLIEDEEINPSILNEIVPQIFFSLCNFLLINLLYVGHLLVYLNMKDDFIFIPFESLFIFFLFFTICILYAIFFKYENSTSVFILGLNGIVTLLFFILREKYIFLPSLLCSGYYLIYKIIKYKKNRFLYHIKEENYMKILLYGCSLTFVDLLLKNFNLIDIQLFSFFLLISYIIFVYSDLNLQKMEILYESIENRILYTYVSSFQLNNKMPGKP
- a CDS encoding hypothetical protein (conserved Plasmodium protein, unknown function) is translated as MMVTSKLNEALCWLREEFQDLITDMEFEKNEFNLNEIYKMINNKIKNSLNNINNMNSICDDKFLEDKEKKEYIDNKDIISWNNLNYSVFHYVNIYNKIYEILFIEEDDFYYNYDEHNVYVKKKFSSNLLFHPLIYTIDCAYFNFLFSFILEKKSANSSFGFLSKELKINQDINCDDNKKCDDNKKCDDNKICDDNKICDDNIINNYPSGNYNFEERDDHPHNLRTHKILPEQAIIIKKKKKKKKKLRKKIKKKITYIYDNDYNFKQNFIITKEEYSNICEEFSKVYDIKRYIDDQCDELYNFGRKERCAGKVDNINGTNKTNKTNKLNVTSASNGPNKLNNFTESYDNNYMLHFDGKKQTGDIEQNKYDMKRLYEFSLQNKIYMIDNNLNEKIKTYNGDITNIKSHAIVLFANNNYRYSKDICNNLFSSSLMKLEEEEKFEIKNKKSGEVYITNSYDNIHKYILHIMLPKYNSKFILATHNTMNLCIYEILYLCFEKKIQTLTIPIINFHMFFPINIFLLTLLKNIRSLIMIPQFYNTIKSIIFVTKSNHIYFLLLKYMSIFFPRNNQENYLSTNISIIGNKYGAIDVKNRSIRIFKSLRRIRRKKKCNQKGDIKKNMPNMKSMGNMKSIDNIKSIDNIKSIDNIKSIDNIKSIDNIKSIDNMNNINNFDNINNNNPAQEKLLLSDNKQFYSNDNKFIICEKEKKKSFENYSYNDNLSSSYTSNNSKSYETSDESSASISLSSSHISSLSSLSSSLSSLSSLSSSSYSSSSSSSSCSTIFKYGDTDFINLKDEKESHKNFFHLNQIERKEDLNLENCIRLAYMYDKKKKFEELKKYYFIYEYGLDQQGRHTIVINFVHFPLVYDYHLLFFYLIFYFNNIMRNHFVLLFIFSENISTNITSILSLFKDIFQLIQEFLKNLKIIYFFNYSLIFKFFIYVLYPFIPAAIYENIIYLNDTELSKHFDVKKVLERR
- a CDS encoding putative drug metabolite transporter, giving the protein MKNEIIFSTTFILFLISYCFQPLLIDIIKYNGCGNSSTFIFLIPHYLSMIIVGFLPKKQKLMECQWMKIFFVSLLDVVNQVLKKIGLIYAGSSLYIIIDSCTLIFTAMWRKLLLNKKINHIQLLGILLITFGIAIKSNNLKIEINKEEIIGIVLIFLSNILMGLTFVLNEKYMHQMEGQNIVCLMGLFCFGFIFIWTLIWTIPNFEHLIINNIKKKQGNIQTIGLSFFFLFVFNFITSSTLWYIMKISGSLSIGILKGLKVAIIFLFSHIFFCKYDPKQCLTFHSSLSVFFCILGVLIYSYNEYLLLVTSKFYLPKKAKLML